One Trichormus variabilis 0441 genomic window, TCTAGATTTTGCCGCTATGGTTGATCGAGTAATTGACCCCATGATTGCCTTTGAGCGCCAGCATCCCGCTTTTAGACATTTAAACGCCGGTCAAGAAGGGGAAGGTATCCTGGCTGAAGGAGCCAAACGAGTTGATCAAGAAATACTAGCAACCATCTATGATTTGCTGCTGAGAGTTTGCCCTCATCTCCACCCCACCCAGGGTTGGCAAATTGCGCGGGTGACAAAAGCCCTTTATAAAGGCATGAGCTATTTAATCCAGCAAGAAAAAGAGATTCAAAACGCCGGTGGAGATATTAACAACATGATTGCTGATATGAAGCGGATGATGGTGACTTACTTAGAAGACCAGTTGGGACAATTAACTGTGGGATAGAGACAAGCGATCGCCCAATCAAAATACCCATAACCCGACTGTTGCAAATTAGTTAAAGATTCTCTGCTGGTGTTGAGTGCCAGATTGCACTGTAACTTAAAATAGTGATGATTATTAAGTCAAAACCAGTGGACTGAAACATAGCGATCCATTTATGATAGATGATCGTGAGTTTTTTA contains:
- a CDS encoding TetR/AcrR family transcriptional regulator — encoded protein: MSKNSHGQSPGNEQVESSAVKDDNLQKSRRKPSGDRGRQRRDLILDTAANLLAEGGTEAINTNALADRANISIGSVYQYFSNKESILTALGERYMQQLSRNTVAALQQDVSGLDFAAMVDRVIDPMIAFERQHPAFRHLNAGQEGEGILAEGAKRVDQEILATIYDLLLRVCPHLHPTQGWQIARVTKALYKGMSYLIQQEKEIQNAGGDINNMIADMKRMMVTYLEDQLGQLTVG